A single genomic interval of Zingiber officinale cultivar Zhangliang chromosome 4A, Zo_v1.1, whole genome shotgun sequence harbors:
- the LOC121971792 gene encoding pentatricopeptide repeat-containing protein At3g48250, chloroplastic-like has product MIRTTSIRLRLHFSSPFRFSTSAVASPLSDAVFPSSAGAPLTQESVLYVLNKLDRKPQQALSFFRSVTDQHRFAPGPPAYNLMLRILCYPDHLTDFWAFLKSMRDAGHAIDQGTYLTLLANFKKHKLPHEPNALSKYYRRTAKEAASEASVSAAATAILESENWNDEEGKKLDLIFSEATVSKVLREVRDRPEKALDFFRLAERRSDYEHGSVAYNALIRVMAREESMGQFWSLIQEMKDKGHELDIDTYVKVSRHFIKHKMMNAAVELYELMMDGPYKPAIQDCGILLRQIALSGAPDLDLVHRVVRKYEASGYSLSKVVYDGIHRSLTTIGKFDDANEILERMKLDGYEPDNITYSQLVFGLCKAKRLDDARNVLDVMEIAGCIPDVKTWTILIQGHCNAGEVEKAQELFAKMIEKNCEADGDVLDVMVRGLCSKNMADAGYRLFYEMVERAHMKPWQETYKFLIQQLLRSGMLEEALKLLRSMMVHRFPPYSAPFPFYISRHGTIEDAKEFLKALTMNNYPSPMVYLQVFQSLFEEGRYSEAQDILFKCPHHVRKHSDISKLFGSIKTEKAS; this is encoded by the coding sequence ATGATTCGCACTACCTCCATCCGCCTCCGCCTCCACTTCTCCTCTCCGTTTCGGTTTTCCACCTCTGCCGTCGCCTCTCCCCTCTCCGACGCCGTCTTTCCTTCCTCTGCCGGCGCCCCGCTCACTCAAGAGTCCGTCCTCTACGTCCTCAATAAGCTCGACAGAAAGCCCCAGCAAGCTCTCTCCTTTTTCCGCTCCGTTACGGATCAGCACCGCTTCGCCCCCGGCCCTCCAGCCTACAACCTCATGCTCCGCATCCTTTGCTACCCTGACCACCTCACCGACTTCTGGGCCTTCCTCAAGTCTATGCGCGACGCTGGCCACGCTATCGACCAAGGCACCTACTTAACCCTACTTGCCAACTTCAAGAAGCACAAACTACCCCACGAGCCCAATGCCCTCTCCAAATACTACCGCCGGACAGCTAAAGAAGCCGCCTCTGAAGCTTCCGTCTCCGCTGCCGCCACAGCCATCCTCGAATCTGAGAACTGGAACGATGAGGAGGGGAAGAAGTTGGACCTTATTTTTTCGGAGGCCACGGTCTCCAAGGTTCTTCGAGAGGTCCGGGATCGTCCTGAGAAGGCCCTGGACTTCTTCCGGTTGGCTGAAAGGAGGTCAGATTACGAACACGGTTCCGTCGCGTACAACGCTCTCATCCGGGTGATGGCTCGGGAGGAGTCCATGGGGCAATTCTGGAGCTTGATCCAGGAGATGAAGGACAAGGGGCACGAGCTAGACATCGACACGTACGTAAAAGTATCCCGGCATTTCATCAAGCACAAGATGATGAATGCGGCGGTGGAACTGTACGAGCTGATGATGGATGGGCCTTACAAGCCGGCGATTCAGGACTGCGGCATTCTGCTGAGGCAGATTGCGCTCAGCGGCGCTCCGGATCTCGACTTGGTCCATAGAGTCGTGAGGAAGTACGAGGCGTCTGGGTATTCCTTGTCGAAGGTGGTCTACGATGGCATCCATCGTTCTCTCACCACCATTGGTAAGTTTGATGACGCCAACGAGATCCTGGAGAGAATGAAGCTTGACGGCTATGAGCCGGACAACATCACGTATAGCCAGTTGGTTTTTGGACTCTGTAAGGCTAAGAGACTTGATGATGCCCGCAATGTGCTCGATGTAATGGAGATTGCTGGTTGCATTCCTGATGTCAAAACCTGGACGATCCTGATACAAGGTCACTGCAATGCTGGTGAAGTCGAGAAAGCCCAGGAGCTATTTGCGAAGATGATTGAAAAGAACTGTGAAGCTGATGGAGATGTTCTGGACGTTATGGTGAGAGGCTTGTGCAGTAAGAATATGGCTGATGCTGGTTATAGACTTTTCTATGAGATGGTGGAGAGAGCACATATGAAGCCCTGGCAAGAAACTTATAAGTTCTTGATTCAACAATTGTTGAGGTCAGGGATGCTTGAAGAGGCATTGAAGCTTCTGAGGTCGATGATGGTCCACAGATTTCCTCCGTATTCAGCTCCCTTTCCTTTCTATATATCCAGGCATGGGACAattgaagatgccaaggaattTCTGAAAGCATTGACCATGAACAACTATCCATCCCCTATGGTTTATTTACAAGTGTTCCAGTCCCTCTTCGAAGAAGGAAGGTATTCAGAGGCTCAAGACATACTTTTCAAATGCCCTCATCATGTTCGTAAGCATTCTGACATATCTAAACTCTTTGGTTCTATTAAAACTGAGAAAGCTTCTTGA